The following proteins are encoded in a genomic region of Montipora foliosa isolate CH-2021 chromosome 10, ASM3666993v2, whole genome shotgun sequence:
- the LOC137974290 gene encoding uncharacterized protein, protein MEGAVIMQGLFYPPDGVAITGLIPTTSAGPKQRIHVQKNKPNPDKETKCCEVYLTPAESRCHPPSTSEDRGRSSESVNSTSVGDSGLVLETCQIAFGQTSAIPSGFQHCQFTVQPREETSPVEETVLDRMSAIRKSQANQGISNRTQEIMLGSWRSGTKKQYDISLRKRNLFASRGCVDPVQPPVSKVLDFLTELYNCGLGYSALNTARCALSTIITLLDGTMTIGSHPLIQRFIKAAFQTRPAFSTCRYQTTWDTSVVLHFLKEWQPVDTCALTTGQRCQSFHFMTLSSMQKPESSYTFVIDHLVKSSAPGQPQPVPQPVLFRNTFDVQLPLGGMQTGCS, encoded by the exons ATGGAGGGTGCAGTAATTATGCAAGGCCTTTTTTATCCACCAGACGGGGTCGCTATCACGGGGTTGATCCCAACGACCTCAGCAGGGCCAAAACAGCGCATACACGTCCAAAAAAACAAGCCAAATCCAGACAAAGAAACCAAGTGCTGTGAAGTCTATTTAACACCTGCGGAAAGTCGT TGTCATCCCCCAAGTACTTCAGAAGATAGAGGAAGATCAAGCGAAAGTGTTAATAGTACCTCAGTGGGAGACTCAGGCCTGGTACTTGAAACTTGCCAGATTGCTTTTGGCCAAACCAGTGCTATTCCCTCAGGCTTCCAACATTGTCAATTTACTGTTCAACCCAGGGAAGAAACATCCCCTGTGGAAGAAACTGTGCTTGATAGGATGTCTGCTATCAGGAAATCCCAGGCAAACCAAGGCATTTCGAACCGAACTCAAGAAATCATGCTTGGCTCATGGAGATCAGGTACAAAAAAGCAGTACGACATTTCTCTCAGGAAAAGAAACCTCTTTGCAAGTAGAGGATGTGTTGATCCCGTTCAGCCACCTGTAAGTAAAGTACTTGACTTCCTTACTGAACTTTACAACTGTGGTCTTGGATACAGCGCGCTTAACACTGCAAGGTGTGCCCTGTCAACAATTATTACCCTATTGGACGGAACCATGACAATTGGTTCACACCCTTTGATTCAAAGGTTCATTAAAGCAGCTTTTCAGACAAGACCAGCTTTTTCTACATGTAGGTATCAGACTACATGGGATACTTCTGTGGTATTACATTTTCTGAAGGAATGGCAACCTGTGGATACCTGCGCCCTCACAACAGGTCAAAGGTGCCAATCCTTTCACTTTATGACCTTATCGTCAATGCAGAAACCTGAGTCATCATACACATTTGTCATCGACCATCTTGTTAAGAGTTCTGCACCTGGCCAACCTCAACCAGTACCTCAACCAGTACTCTTCAGGAATACCTTCGACGTACAGCTCCCCTTAGGGGGAATGCAGACCGGTTGTTCATAA